In Flavobacterium okayamense, a single window of DNA contains:
- a CDS encoding DUF1508 domain-containing protein yields MATFVISKRLNDAYKYELVSRKGKTIFTSNEFELRFECEEEIEFLKRHIEELVFMRFRSGNGKFFFRVILKEKEIAKSRKYTTQLLLQKGIDEVVKYVFEAEVLDFSSGLDIFGETA; encoded by the coding sequence ATGGCCACTTTTGTAATATCTAAACGTTTAAACGACGCGTATAAGTATGAATTGGTTTCTCGTAAAGGAAAAACCATTTTTACAAGTAACGAATTTGAATTACGTTTCGAATGTGAAGAAGAAATCGAATTTTTAAAACGCCATATAGAGGAGCTAGTCTTTATGCGTTTCCGTTCTGGAAATGGTAAATTTTTCTTTAGAGTTATTTTAAAAGAAAAAGAAATTGCAAAAAGCAGAAAGTATACTACACAATTGTTACTTCAAAAAGGGATTGATGAAGTTGTGAAGTATGTTTTTGAGGCTGAGGTATTAGATTTTTCTTCTGGATTAGATATATTTGGAGAAACAGCATAA
- the mutS gene encoding DNA mismatch repair protein MutS, whose protein sequence is MQQYNSIKAKYPDACLLFRVGDFYETFGEDAVRAAGILGITLTKRGAGSDSETALAGFPHHSLNTYLPKLVKAGLRVAICDQLEDPKMTKTIVKRGVTELVTPGVAMNDEVLQAKSNNFLAAVSFGKKYLGVSFLDVSTGEFLTAQGNEEYVDKLLQNFGPSEILVPKQFKTKFREVFGEDYHTFYLEDWIFKEDYAVESLTKHFQTNSLKGFGIEELQEGVIASGAVLYYLSETQHNKIRHITNIQRIAEDAYVWMDRFTIRNLELYHSTNVNAVTLLDVIDKTLSPMGARLQKRWLALPLKDASRIESRHEVVSYLKENSEVLNAIQYQIKQISDLERLISKVAAGKVSPREVVYLKESLDAIVPIKELALKSSNEALKTIGDSLHACELLREKIGNTLNQDAPVNINKGNAIATGISEELDQLRNISQNGKAYLEDLEQRESETTGIPSLKVAFNNVFGYYIEVRNTHKDKVPSEWIRKQTLVSAERYITEELKEYEAKILGAEEKIQLLENQIFEQLINWMATYIKPVQHNANLVAQLDCLQSFTQLAIENNYARPILDDSFDLEIKEGRHPVIEKQLPVGVPYISNDVYLDRESQQIIMITGPNMSGKSAILRQTALIVLLAQMGSFVPAESVRMGIVDKIFTRVGASDNISMGESTFMVEMNETASILNNISERSLVLLDEIGRGTSTYDGISIAWAISEYLHEHPHKPKTLFATHYHELNEMELIFERIQNFNVSVKELKDTVLFIRKLVKGGSAHSFGIHVAKMAGMPQTVIQKAQKMLKKLEKNHSAEELSGLKATDDEMQLSFFNLDDPLLEEIKEEIVNLDINTLTPVEALMKLNEIKRMLGKK, encoded by the coding sequence ATGCAGCAATACAATAGTATCAAGGCAAAATATCCTGATGCTTGTTTGTTGTTTCGTGTGGGCGATTTCTATGAAACCTTTGGTGAAGATGCTGTTAGAGCTGCAGGAATTTTAGGAATTACTCTAACAAAACGTGGTGCAGGTTCTGATAGTGAAACGGCATTGGCAGGTTTTCCACATCATTCTTTAAATACCTATTTACCCAAATTAGTTAAAGCTGGACTTCGAGTGGCGATTTGCGATCAATTAGAAGATCCAAAAATGACTAAAACCATAGTAAAACGAGGTGTTACCGAATTGGTTACACCAGGTGTTGCGATGAATGATGAGGTTTTACAAGCGAAGTCTAATAATTTCTTAGCTGCTGTAAGTTTTGGTAAGAAATATTTAGGTGTTTCATTTTTAGATGTTTCTACAGGCGAGTTTTTAACAGCTCAAGGAAACGAAGAATATGTCGATAAGTTGTTGCAGAATTTTGGTCCAAGTGAAATTTTAGTGCCAAAGCAATTTAAGACTAAATTTAGAGAGGTTTTTGGCGAAGATTACCACACTTTTTATTTGGAAGATTGGATTTTCAAAGAAGATTATGCCGTTGAAAGTCTAACCAAACATTTTCAAACCAATTCATTAAAAGGTTTTGGTATTGAAGAATTACAAGAAGGCGTTATTGCTTCGGGTGCAGTGTTGTATTATTTATCGGAAACCCAACATAATAAAATTCGACATATTACGAATATTCAACGTATTGCAGAAGATGCTTACGTTTGGATGGATCGTTTTACGATTCGAAATTTAGAATTGTATCATTCTACGAATGTAAATGCGGTAACACTTTTAGATGTTATAGATAAGACTTTGTCGCCCATGGGGGCGCGTTTGCAAAAACGTTGGTTGGCTTTACCGTTAAAAGATGCAAGTCGCATAGAAAGTCGTCATGAAGTGGTTTCGTATTTGAAGGAGAATAGTGAGGTTTTAAATGCAATTCAATACCAAATCAAACAAATTTCTGATTTAGAGCGTTTGATTTCAAAAGTGGCGGCAGGTAAAGTGTCACCACGAGAAGTGGTATATTTAAAAGAATCTTTAGATGCGATTGTTCCCATTAAAGAATTAGCTTTAAAAAGTTCGAATGAAGCGTTAAAAACGATTGGTGATAGTTTACATGCTTGCGAATTGCTTCGTGAGAAAATTGGGAATACTTTAAATCAAGATGCGCCTGTAAACATTAATAAAGGAAATGCAATTGCAACAGGAATTAGTGAAGAGTTAGACCAACTAAGAAATATTTCTCAAAACGGAAAAGCGTATTTAGAAGATTTAGAGCAGCGCGAAAGTGAAACCACTGGAATTCCTTCATTAAAAGTAGCTTTCAATAATGTTTTTGGATATTATATCGAAGTTCGAAATACACATAAAGATAAAGTTCCGTCGGAATGGATTCGTAAGCAAACTTTAGTAAGTGCGGAGCGATACATTACCGAAGAATTAAAAGAATACGAAGCTAAGATTTTAGGAGCCGAAGAAAAGATTCAATTGTTAGAAAATCAAATTTTTGAGCAATTGATAAATTGGATGGCAACCTATATAAAACCGGTTCAGCATAATGCTAATTTAGTGGCGCAATTAGATTGTTTGCAATCGTTCACGCAATTAGCGATTGAGAATAATTATGCCCGACCAATTTTAGACGATTCTTTCGATCTAGAAATAAAAGAAGGTCGTCATCCAGTAATTGAAAAGCAATTGCCTGTTGGTGTTCCGTATATTTCAAATGATGTGTATTTGGATAGAGAAAGTCAACAAATTATTATGATTACGGGTCCGAATATGTCGGGTAAATCGGCAATTTTGCGTCAAACCGCTTTAATTGTGTTGTTGGCTCAAATGGGAAGTTTTGTTCCAGCGGAAAGCGTTCGAATGGGTATTGTAGATAAGATTTTTACAAGAGTAGGAGCGAGCGATAACATTTCGATGGGCGAATCTACTTTTATGGTGGAAATGAATGAAACGGCTTCCATTTTGAATAATATTTCAGAAAGAAGTTTGGTGTTGCTAGATGAAATTGGCCGAGGAACATCAACATATGATGGAATTTCAATTGCGTGGGCTATTTCCGAATATTTACACGAACATCCACACAAACCGAAAACTTTATTTGCTACGCATTATCACGAGTTAAATGAAATGGAATTAATTTTTGAACGCATTCAAAACTTTAATGTTTCGGTAAAGGAATTGAAAGATACGGTTTTGTTTATTCGCAAATTAGTGAAAGGCGGCAGTGCGCATAGTTTTGGTATTCACGTAGCTAAAATGGCAGGAATGCCGCAAACGGTAATTCAAAAAGCACAGAAAATGTTAAAGAAGTTAGAGAAAAACCATTCTGCAGAAGAATTAAGTGGGTTGAAAGCAACAGATGATGAAATGCAATTGAGTTTCTTTAATCTAGACGATCCATTATTAGAAGAAATAAAAGAAGAAATTGTAAATTTAGACATTAATACTTTAACGCCTGTAGAAGCTTTAATGAAGTTGAATGAGATAAAACGAATGTTAGGTAAAAAATAA
- a CDS encoding RNA methyltransferase, with translation MRKLANEELNRISKEDFKKSEKTPIIVILDDIRSLHNIGSVFRTSDAFLLEKIYLCGITATPPNKEIHKTALGATDTVAWEYAKDVLEVIQKLKEENVNIFSVEQTENSIMLNDFQAETNQRYALIFGNEVKGVSQEAINLSDGVIEIPQLGSKHSLNISVSAGIVIWDLFQKFFEKKE, from the coding sequence ATGAGAAAATTAGCCAACGAAGAATTAAATCGCATTAGTAAAGAAGATTTTAAAAAATCTGAAAAAACACCAATTATTGTAATTCTAGATGATATTAGAAGCTTACACAATATTGGTTCGGTTTTTAGAACGAGCGACGCATTCTTGTTGGAAAAAATTTATTTGTGTGGTATAACCGCAACACCACCCAATAAAGAAATTCATAAAACAGCTCTTGGCGCAACGGATACGGTTGCCTGGGAATACGCAAAAGATGTTTTAGAAGTTATTCAAAAGTTAAAAGAAGAAAACGTAAATATTTTTTCGGTAGAACAAACAGAAAATTCTATCATGTTAAATGATTTTCAAGCGGAAACAAACCAACGTTATGCGTTAATTTTTGGAAACGAAGTAAAAGGTGTTTCGCAAGAAGCGATTAATTTAAGCGATGGTGTTATTGAAATTCCACAATTAGGAAGTAAACACTCGCTAAATATTTCGGTTAGTGCTGGAATTGTAATTTGGGATTTGTTTCAGAAGTTTTTTGAGAAAAAAGAGTAA
- a CDS encoding STM3941 family protein yields the protein MENIKNIFVNKEKAAIYLSAGCFFVFIGVFYFDEMINFDVKPLKSIMLLLGLILFSFGIIHSIYLLSKKSPMLIVNDNEVFISIFLKKDRVVKFEDIESFFLVNTYHRGFVTNRIIFVELKKPSEKYSNSLFYKILKEIIPKRAVNSEFSIQTAFLDIKCDELLKILNKKLRDFNKSKN from the coding sequence TTGGAAAATATTAAAAACATATTTGTAAATAAAGAGAAAGCAGCTATTTACTTATCAGCTGGATGTTTTTTTGTATTTATAGGTGTTTTTTATTTTGATGAAATGATAAATTTCGATGTTAAACCTCTTAAAAGTATTATGCTGTTATTAGGTTTAATACTTTTTAGTTTTGGGATTATTCATTCTATTTATCTATTGTCAAAAAAATCGCCAATGTTAATTGTTAATGATAATGAGGTTTTTATATCGATATTCTTAAAAAAAGATAGAGTTGTAAAGTTTGAAGATATAGAATCTTTTTTTTTAGTAAATACTTATCATAGAGGTTTTGTGACTAATAGAATTATTTTTGTTGAATTAAAAAAACCTTCAGAAAAATATTCAAATTCTTTATTTTATAAAATCTTAAAAGAGATTATACCAAAGAGAGCAGTTAATTCTGAATTTAGTATACAGACTGCTTTTTTAGATATAAAGTGTGATGAATTATTGAAAATTTTGAATAAAAAATTAAGAGATTTTAATAAGAGTAAAAATTAA
- the folK gene encoding 2-amino-4-hydroxy-6-hydroxymethyldihydropteridine diphosphokinase produces MMNQNQIVIALGSNEGNRLDYLEQAVLSIHNKIATVVQASKVYETPALGFEGDAFLNAVVLVHTSKSASKVLKQLLKLEKELGRIRSTENGYASRTIDLDVIACNEEIIEANELQVPHPRMQDRKFVLLPFSDLNFQWEHPVFKKSIQELLEITEDKSDCTVFGKLKSPLQDLQFDNYNYISIEGNIGAGKTTLSSKIAEDLNAKLVLERFADNPFLPKFYKDQNRYAFPLEMSFLADRYQQLTDDLSQFDLFKDFIVSDYHIVKSLIFAKVTLQEDEFRLYKTMFDIIHKEMPKPDLYVYLYQNTERLLTNIKKRGRNYEQEIPAEYLEKINRGYLDYIKTQTDLNVLIIDVSDFDFVKNQEDYVKILDEVKEKIEGRKYRKEVFWKILKTYL; encoded by the coding sequence ATGATGAATCAAAATCAAATTGTAATAGCATTAGGAAGTAATGAAGGTAATCGTTTGGACTATTTAGAACAAGCGGTTTTGTCGATTCATAACAAAATTGCAACTGTTGTTCAAGCGTCAAAAGTGTATGAAACGCCAGCTTTAGGTTTTGAAGGCGATGCTTTTTTAAATGCGGTTGTTTTGGTTCATACTTCTAAATCGGCTTCTAAAGTTTTAAAGCAATTATTGAAACTAGAAAAAGAATTGGGTAGAATTCGTTCTACTGAAAATGGATATGCTTCGCGAACAATTGATTTAGATGTTATAGCTTGTAATGAAGAAATTATTGAAGCAAACGAATTGCAAGTACCACATCCGCGAATGCAAGATAGAAAGTTTGTTTTGTTACCCTTCTCAGATTTGAATTTTCAATGGGAACATCCTGTTTTCAAAAAATCAATTCAAGAGCTTTTAGAAATTACCGAAGATAAATCAGATTGTACAGTTTTTGGAAAACTAAAATCGCCTTTACAAGATTTACAATTCGATAATTACAATTACATTTCAATTGAAGGAAATATCGGCGCTGGAAAAACTACATTATCTTCAAAGATTGCTGAAGATTTGAATGCAAAATTGGTTTTAGAACGCTTTGCCGATAATCCTTTTTTACCGAAATTTTATAAAGACCAAAATCGCTACGCATTTCCTTTAGAAATGTCTTTTTTAGCCGATCGTTACCAACAATTAACAGATGATTTATCGCAGTTTGATTTGTTTAAAGATTTTATTGTATCCGATTATCACATCGTAAAATCGTTGATTTTCGCCAAAGTTACTTTGCAAGAAGATGAATTTCGTTTGTACAAAACCATGTTTGACATTATTCACAAAGAAATGCCAAAACCCGATTTGTATGTGTATTTGTATCAAAATACAGAACGATTATTGACTAATATTAAAAAACGAGGTCGTAATTACGAACAAGAAATTCCAGCCGAATATTTAGAAAAAATCAATCGCGGTTATTTAGATTACATCAAAACCCAAACCGATTTAAATGTTTTAATCATTGATGTTTCCGATTTTGATTTTGTAAAAAATCAAGAAGATTATGTGAAGATTTTGGATGAGGTGAAGGAGAAAATAGAGGGTAGAAAATATAGAAAAGAAGTATTTTGGAAAATATTAAAAACATATTTGTAA
- the sppA gene encoding signal peptide peptidase SppA — protein MKFLGNVLATVIGIFVFFMLFFFGIMFIGLIFGGDGETVKVKENSIIELDLSKVNLDYAGKINFKEFNYFESKHNGLIDVINAIEYAKTDDKIEGISILNNFSSLGLAQSKALRDELESFKKSGKFVVAYSNYLTQNDYYLNSVADTLYLNPVGELDFKGLASEIIYMKNLQEKTGVKMEVLRHGKYKSAVEPFLAQEMSPENREQMTVLLESAWETIVTDISKSRNISVDSLNSIANSLGGRTPDLALAKNLIDKVAYEDVYHNAIRKKLDVEAEEEYNKVTIVDYAKSVATTSVDFSKKDIVAVIYAQGEIQGGEGDVNIIGEGAIRRSLKEARNDDDVKAIVLRVNSPGGSALTSELIWREIELTKKVKPVVVSMSNYAASGGYYIACNADRIFAEPSTITGSIGVFGMLPNMEELATNIGINAEQVKTHNNASGYSVFEPLDENFKMVTLESIENIYTIFLQRVAAGRNMTVEQVDSIAQGRVWTGSDAVKNGLVDELGGLDKAIAYAAKLGKTDSYRTENYPEYEKNFDDVLANFGLSTFYKSKETILKEELGEENYKVFEQIKKANQLKGIQALMPYELNIK, from the coding sequence ATGAAATTTTTAGGAAATGTATTAGCAACTGTAATTGGGATATTTGTATTCTTCATGTTGTTCTTTTTTGGCATCATGTTTATTGGGCTAATTTTTGGTGGAGATGGTGAAACTGTAAAAGTTAAAGAAAACTCTATTATTGAGTTAGATTTATCTAAAGTTAATCTTGATTATGCAGGAAAAATAAACTTTAAAGAATTTAATTATTTTGAAAGCAAGCACAATGGATTGATTGATGTCATAAATGCCATTGAATATGCAAAAACAGATGATAAAATAGAGGGAATTTCAATCTTGAACAATTTCTCAAGTTTAGGTTTAGCGCAAAGTAAAGCACTTCGTGATGAATTAGAGAGCTTTAAAAAATCAGGAAAATTTGTTGTTGCTTATTCTAATTATTTAACACAAAACGATTATTATTTAAACTCGGTTGCAGATACTTTGTACTTAAATCCAGTTGGTGAACTTGATTTTAAAGGATTAGCTTCAGAAATTATTTACATGAAAAATCTTCAAGAGAAAACAGGTGTTAAAATGGAAGTTTTACGTCATGGAAAATACAAAAGTGCTGTTGAACCTTTCTTAGCACAAGAAATGAGTCCGGAAAACCGTGAACAAATGACGGTTTTATTAGAATCGGCTTGGGAAACTATTGTAACCGATATTTCGAAAAGTAGAAATATTTCGGTTGATAGTTTAAATAGTATTGCTAATTCACTTGGTGGAAGAACTCCAGATTTAGCTTTAGCTAAGAATTTAATAGACAAAGTTGCTTATGAAGATGTTTATCACAATGCTATTCGTAAAAAACTTGATGTTGAAGCTGAAGAAGAATATAACAAAGTAACTATTGTTGATTATGCAAAAAGCGTAGCAACTACTTCAGTAGATTTTTCAAAAAAAGATATAGTTGCTGTTATATATGCACAAGGAGAAATTCAAGGTGGCGAAGGCGATGTAAATATAATTGGCGAAGGTGCCATTAGACGTTCTTTAAAAGAAGCACGAAACGATGACGATGTAAAAGCAATTGTTTTGCGTGTGAATAGCCCTGGTGGAAGTGCTTTGACTTCAGAATTAATTTGGAGAGAAATCGAATTAACTAAAAAAGTAAAACCAGTCGTAGTATCAATGAGTAATTATGCCGCTTCTGGAGGATATTACATTGCGTGTAATGCTGATAGAATTTTTGCGGAGCCAAGTACAATTACAGGTTCGATAGGCGTTTTTGGAATGTTACCAAACATGGAAGAACTAGCAACAAATATTGGTATTAACGCTGAACAAGTTAAAACGCATAACAACGCAAGTGGTTATAGTGTATTTGAACCATTAGACGAAAATTTTAAAATGGTTACATTAGAAAGTATCGAAAATATCTATACAATTTTTTTACAACGTGTTGCAGCAGGAAGAAACATGACGGTTGAACAAGTTGATAGTATTGCTCAAGGTAGAGTTTGGACAGGCTCTGACGCTGTTAAAAATGGTTTAGTTGATGAATTAGGCGGATTAGATAAAGCTATTGCATACGCAGCTAAATTAGGTAAAACAGATTCCTATAGAACTGAAAATTATCCTGAATACGAAAAAAACTTTGATGATGTTTTAGCTAATTTCGGGTTATCTACTTTTTATAAATCAAAAGAGACTATCTTAAAAGAAGAATTAGGCGAAGAAAACTACAAAGTTTTCGAACAAATTAAAAAAGCCAACCAATTAAAAGGTATTCAAGCTTTAATGCCTTACGAATTGAATATTAAATAA
- a CDS encoding queuosine precursor transporter, giving the protein METQNKFLAQRIYFILSALFICSLVVSNLIFQKFFYWYPFGDVEFLGAKFFEVSVGILPYPITFLITDIISEIYGKKKANQVVTNGIFASIFSLGIIYVANQVPAIENSPVDNALFSKVFGQTALAVLASMLAYLAAQYIDIQVYHFWKKLTQGKKLWLRNNFSTMTSQAVDTFTVLLLLCSFEILPWEVFWKLFISGFAFKIFIALIDTPFMYLAVFLFRRKFNLKVNEELSID; this is encoded by the coding sequence ATGGAAACACAAAACAAATTCTTAGCCCAACGTATTTACTTTATCTTAAGTGCACTTTTCATTTGTTCTTTAGTGGTTTCTAATTTAATTTTTCAAAAGTTTTTCTATTGGTATCCGTTTGGAGATGTTGAGTTTCTTGGCGCAAAGTTTTTCGAAGTTTCTGTTGGTATTTTACCTTACCCTATTACGTTTTTAATTACAGATATTATCTCTGAAATCTATGGGAAGAAAAAAGCCAATCAAGTTGTAACCAACGGAATTTTTGCTTCTATTTTTTCATTGGGAATAATTTATGTTGCAAATCAAGTTCCAGCAATAGAAAATTCCCCAGTAGACAATGCATTGTTTTCAAAAGTATTTGGACAAACAGCTTTAGCTGTTTTAGCCTCTATGTTAGCCTATTTAGCGGCACAATACATAGATATACAAGTATATCATTTTTGGAAAAAATTGACACAAGGAAAAAAATTATGGCTACGTAATAATTTCTCAACTATGACTTCTCAAGCTGTTGATACATTTACAGTTTTGTTACTTCTTTGTTCATTTGAAATTTTACCATGGGAAGTTTTCTGGAAGTTATTTATAAGTGGATTTGCTTTTAAAATATTTATAGCTTTGATAGATACACCTTTTATGTATTTAGCTGTTTTTCTCTTCCGTAGAAAATTCAACTTAAAGGTAAATGAAGAACTTTCTATCGATTAA
- a CDS encoding AsmA-like C-terminal region-containing protein — MVKKILKGLGIFLLLTVIVLAAAPFLFKDKIKALVLKTINENVDATVAFTDVDLSLLKNFPQANVTINELSIINKAPFEGDTLFYSGELNLKMSIKELLKDETETMNLESFSSSNALVNVIVNKEGIANYDIALKTDKKESESESKPFNLNIQNYEIENLKVSYLDEGTKMKLALNDLNHSGKGNFGSQKLDLDTKTSTRLSFEMDGTNYMNNVLLKLDAVLGIDLEQMKFEFKENKALINQLPLEFDGFLQMLEDGQLYNLTFKTPTSDFKNFLGLVPEAYAGNISQVKTTGEFKVSGKVEGKLTETTIPKFNIELASNNASFQYPDLPKSVKNIIIDTHIVNETGLMQDIYVDLDKLSFAIDQDVFNAKANIRNLDTNPLVNAELKGVINLANVSKAYPVQLEKPLTGILKADVTTKFDMNSVEKSQYQNIQNSGLIQLTGFQYEGEEMAKPFKINNTEVAFNTNQIRLNAFDAKTGDSDLQINGSLDNLYGFLFKKQVLKGNFNMNSTKFVVSDFMSPTTTTNEEGKKTTEAVKIPSFLDCSLSAKAVTVIYDNLNLKNVTGNLAIKDEAVTLSNLNMDVFGGSIGLTGTVSTKGATPKFNMDLGLNAVNIAESFTQLDMLKSIAPIANTINGKLNSNIKLSGDLTQDMTPNLKTISGDLAGQLLSTTINENNSKLLSTLSSNVKFLDVSKLNLNDVKASLSFKDGKVALKPMNLKYEDIHMTIGGTHGFDQSMNYDVKFDVPAKYLGTEITSLLSKLTPADQQKIESVPVTANLTGSFTNPAVKTDLKSATTNLASQLVKMQKEKLLNQGAGALGNLLGGNKDTTSSSANPTTDSTKTETPKNQVKDAVKDGLNSLFGNKKKKNE, encoded by the coding sequence ATGGTTAAGAAAATTCTAAAAGGTCTGGGAATATTTTTATTGCTAACAGTTATCGTTTTAGCAGCAGCTCCTTTCTTATTTAAAGACAAAATAAAAGCTCTAGTTTTAAAAACAATTAATGAAAATGTTGATGCAACTGTTGCATTTACCGATGTTGATTTAAGCTTATTAAAGAATTTTCCACAAGCTAATGTTACTATAAATGAATTAAGTATAATCAACAAAGCTCCATTTGAGGGTGATACTTTATTTTACTCAGGTGAATTAAACCTTAAAATGAGTATTAAAGAATTACTAAAAGATGAAACTGAAACTATGAATTTGGAAAGTTTTAGTTCTTCAAATGCTTTAGTGAATGTAATTGTTAACAAAGAGGGTATTGCAAATTATGATATTGCTTTAAAAACTGATAAAAAAGAAAGTGAAAGTGAAAGTAAACCTTTCAATTTGAATATTCAAAACTATGAAATTGAAAATTTAAAAGTTTCGTATTTAGATGAAGGTACAAAAATGAAATTAGCCTTAAATGATTTGAATCATTCGGGTAAAGGTAATTTTGGTTCTCAAAAATTAGATTTAGACACTAAAACATCTACTCGATTGTCTTTTGAAATGGATGGCACAAATTATATGAATAATGTTTTACTAAAACTTGATGCCGTTTTGGGAATTGATTTAGAACAAATGAAATTTGAGTTTAAAGAAAATAAAGCACTAATAAATCAATTGCCTTTAGAGTTTGATGGTTTTCTCCAAATGTTAGAAGATGGACAATTATACAATTTAACTTTCAAAACGCCTACTTCCGATTTTAAAAACTTCTTAGGATTAGTTCCAGAAGCTTATGCAGGAAATATCAGCCAAGTTAAAACCACCGGTGAGTTTAAAGTTTCAGGAAAAGTAGAGGGCAAATTAACCGAAACTACTATTCCAAAATTCAATATTGAATTGGCTTCAAATAATGCTTCTTTTCAATATCCTGATTTACCTAAATCGGTTAAAAATATTATAATTGACACGCATATAGTAAATGAAACAGGTTTAATGCAAGATATTTATGTGGATTTAGACAAGTTATCTTTTGCAATCGACCAAGATGTTTTTAACGCTAAAGCCAACATTAGAAATCTTGACACAAACCCATTAGTTAACGCTGAACTAAAAGGTGTTATTAATTTAGCTAATGTTTCAAAAGCATATCCAGTGCAATTAGAAAAACCTTTAACAGGAATTTTAAAAGCAGATGTTACAACAAAATTTGACATGAATTCCGTTGAAAAAAGTCAATACCAAAATATACAAAATTCAGGTTTGATTCAGTTGACAGGCTTTCAATATGAAGGGGAAGAAATGGCAAAACCTTTCAAAATAAACAATACAGAAGTGGCTTTTAATACTAATCAAATTCGATTAAATGCTTTTGATGCTAAGACTGGCGATAGTGATTTACAAATTAATGGTAGTCTTGACAACCTTTATGGTTTCTTATTTAAGAAACAGGTATTAAAAGGAAATTTCAACATGAATTCAACAAAATTTGTTGTTTCTGATTTTATGTCGCCCACTACAACTACTAATGAAGAAGGTAAAAAAACAACGGAAGCTGTAAAAATTCCTTCGTTCTTAGATTGTTCACTATCAGCAAAAGCTGTAACTGTTATTTATGACAATTTAAACTTGAAAAATGTTACGGGTAATTTAGCGATAAAAGATGAAGCCGTTACGTTATCAAACTTAAATATGGATGTTTTTGGTGGAAGTATTGGTCTAACGGGAACCGTTTCTACAAAAGGAGCTACACCAAAATTCAATATGGATTTAGGACTTAACGCCGTAAATATTGCAGAATCTTTTACGCAATTAGACATGCTAAAAAGTATTGCTCCTATTGCCAATACAATTAACGGTAAATTGAATTCAAATATAAAACTATCAGGTGATTTAACACAAGACATGACGCCTAATTTAAAAACAATTTCTGGAGATTTAGCTGGACAATTATTATCAACAACTATAAATGAGAACAACTCAAAATTATTAAGTACGTTAAGCTCTAATGTTAAGTTTTTAGATGTAAGCAAATTAAATTTAAATGATGTTAAAGCATCGCTTTCTTTCAAAGATGGCAAGGTTGCTTTGAAACCAATGAATTTAAAATACGAAGACATTCATATGACAATTGGTGGTACGCATGGCTTTGACCAAAGCATGAATTATGATGTAAAATTTGATGTTCCAGCAAAATATTTAGGAACTGAAATTACTTCTTTATTGTCAAAATTAACACCTGCTGACCAACAAAAAATTGAAAGTGTACCTGTTACGGCAAACTTAACGGGAAGCTTTACAAATCCTGCTGTAAAAACCGATTTAAAATCTGCAACAACTAATTTGGCTTCACAATTAGTTAAAATGCAAAAAGAAAAATTACTAAATCAAGGCGCAGGTGCTTTGGGTAATCTTTTAGGAGGAAACAAAGACACAACTAGTTCAAGTGCTAACCCAACAACAGATTCTACAAAAACAGAGACTCCAAAAAATCAAGTTAAAGATGCTGTTAAAGATGGTTTAAATAGTTTATTTGGAAATAAGAAAAAGAAAAACGAATAA